Proteins found in one Pelmatolapia mariae isolate MD_Pm_ZW linkage group LG7, Pm_UMD_F_2, whole genome shotgun sequence genomic segment:
- the strbp gene encoding spermatid perinuclear RNA-binding protein isoform X3 encodes MRSFRSFSNDDRHVMAKHSTIYPSSQELEAVQTLVSTVECALKHVSDWLDQSSCDVHNQFDSQPADSTEEDDPGDEPSEETEDSSDCYRESSGGGLLCGVMRIGLVAKGLLIKGDMDLELVLMCRDKPTQTLLDTVCHNLPTQIEKLTEEKYEVTSSLPEAAILVKTTTEPKLTLKITLTSPAMREDDEEEEEEEEELEEEEQELENGEEGEEVVEGEVEEEEEDPESKNGRVLGAAAQRVEAEEEEEGEVLDRHRCLLALAALRHAKWFQARVNGLKSCVIVLRILRDMCNRHPIWEPLKGWPLELICEKAIATCNRPLGAGEALRRVMECLASGILLPGGPGLHDPCEKEPTNTLASMTDQQAEDITFSAQHALRLMAFGQIYKVLEMEPLPSNKPSQKYPWSDKEGLGLKRPYEDGAMDDKDLIKKMKRNLRKVLDSKAIDSNQPMNALMRLNQIRPGLQYRLLSQSGPVHAPVFTMSVDLDGTVYEASGSSKKTAKLHVAVKVLQAMGYPTGFDSDLDPMSSDEKSDSEGKSETSSHTSNNPTHSSDSSNTLEVRTQGPILTASGKNPVMELNEKRRGLKYELISESGGSHDKRFVMEVEVDGQKFRGAGPNKKVAKASAALAALEKLFSGPNAAANKKKKILPQTKGALAAAAAASAVAAQVARGRGRAALARGAFVSAAAPGYVTPGFGTPYGYSPAAAAAPAYGLPKRMLLLPVMKVPTYPVPHYHFF; translated from the exons AGGTCCTTTCGTTCCTTCAGTAACGATGACCGCCACGTCATGGCGAAACACTCCACCATCTACCCCTCCTCTCAAGAGCTGGAAGCAGTTCAGACACTGGTATCCACTGTCGAGTGTGCCCTCAAACATGTCTCTGATTGGCTGGATCAGAGCAGCTGCGATGTCCACAACCAGTTTGACAGCCAACCAGCAGACAGCACAGAGGAGGACGACCCTGGTGATGAGCCCAGCGAAGAAACTGAGGATTCAAGTGATTGCTACAG GGAGTCCAGCGGTGGCGGTTTGTTGTGTGGAGTGATGAGGATCGGCCTAGTGGCCAAAGGACTCCTGATCAAAGGCGACATGGACCTGGAGCTGGTGCTGATGTGCAGAGacaaacccacacagacactgctGGACACTGTCTGTCACAATTTACCCACACAGATTGAG AAGCTGACGGAAGAGAAATATGAGGTCACAAGCTCGTTGCCTGAGGCGGCCATCTTGGTAAAAACGACAACAGAGCCTAAACTCACTTTGAAGATTACCCTCACCTCACCGGCCATGAGGGAAGATgacgaggaagaagaggaggaggaagaggaattggaggaggaagagcaggagCTGGAGAATGGGGAAGAAGGAGAAGAGGTGGTGGAGGGGGAagtggaggaagaagaggaagacccGGAAAGCAAAAATGGACGAG TGTTGGGTGCTGCTGCGCAGAGAGTGgaggctgaggaggaggaggagggggaggtgcTGGATAGACACAGATGTCTGTTGGCCCTGGCAGCGCTGCGACACGCCAAGTGGTTCCAG GCTCGAGTGAACGGACTCAAGTCCTGCGTTATCGTTCTCAGGATACTAAGGGATATGTGCAATAGACATCCCATCTGGGAACCTCTGAAGGGATGG CCCTTGGAGCTTATCTGTGAGAAAGCCATTGCCACCTGCAACAGACCCCTTGGGGCAGGAGAAGCGCTGCGCAGAGTCATGGAGTGTCTGGCCTCAGGCATACTGCTCCCAG GAGGCCCAGGTTTACACGACCCGTGTGAGAAAGAGCCAACAAACACACTCGCCAGCATGACTGACCAGCAGGCTGAGGACATTACCTTCAGTGCACAG CATGCTCTCAGGCTCATGGCGTTCGGACAGATCTACAAGGTGTTAGAGATGGAGCCTCTTCCCTCAAATAAACCATCACAGAAATATCCGTGGTCTGATAAAGAAG GGTTAGGTTTGAAGAGGCCATATGAAGATGGAGCAATGGATGACAAGGACCTCATCAAGAAGATGAAGAGGAATCTAAGAAAAG TCCTGGACAGTAAAGCCATAGACTCCAACCAACCAATGAACGCCCTGATGCGGCTGAACCAGATCCGGCCAGGGCTGCAGTACCGCCTGCTGTCCCAGTCAGGGCCGGTTCATGCTCCAGTCTTCACCATGTCTGTGGACCTAGATGGAACAGTTTACGAAGCCTCTGGATCCTCTAAGAAGACTGCAAAGCTTCACGTTGCAGTCAAG GTTCTCCAGGCAATGGGCTACCCGACTGGATTTGACTCAGACCTGGACCCCATGAGTTCAGACGAGAAGTCGGACAGTGAGGGGAAGAGCGAGACCTCCTCGCACACTAGCAATAACCCAACACACTCCTCGGACAGTTCCAACACACTTGAG GTGCGAACTCAGGGTCCCATACTGACAGCGAGTGGAAAGAATCCTGTCATGGAGCTAAACGAGAAGAGAAGAGGCCTCAAATATGAGCTCATCTCTGAGAGTGGAGGCAGCCACGACAAACGCTTTGTTATGGAG GTGGAGGTCGACGGGCAGAAATTTCGTGGGGCAGGCCCCAACAAAAAGGTAGCAAAGGCCAGCGCTGCCCTAGCAGCTCTGGAAAAACTCTTCTCTGGTCCCAACGCAGctgcaaacaagaagaagaagatattGCCTCAA ACCAAAGGAGccctggcagcagcagcagcagcctcagcAGTAGCAGCTCAGGTTgccagaggaagaggaagagcgGCCCTAGCAAGAGGAGCCTTCGTCAGTGCAGCTGCACCTGGATATGTCACTCCAG GCTTTGGGACACCGTATGGCTACAGccctgctgcagcagctgctcctGCGTACG GTTTGCCCAAGAGAATGCTTCTGTTGCCTGTCATGAAAGTGCCCACCTACCCCGTCCCCCACTACCACTTCTTTTAG
- the strbp gene encoding spermatid perinuclear RNA-binding protein isoform X2, whose amino-acid sequence MRSFRSFSNDDRHVMAKHSTIYPSSQELEAVQTLVSTVECALKHVSDWLDQSSCDVHNQFDSQPADSTEEDDPGDEPSEETEDSSDCYRESSGGGLLCGVMRIGLVAKGLLIKGDMDLELVLMCRDKPTQTLLDTVCHNLPTQIEKLTEEKYEVTSSLPEAAILVKTTTEPKLTLKITLTSPAMREDDEEEEEEEEELEEEEQELENGEEGEEVVEGEVEEEEEDPESKNGRVLGAAAQRVEAEEEEEGEVLDRHRCLLALAALRHAKWFQARVNGLKSCVIVLRILRDMCNRHPIWEPLKGWPLELICEKAIATCNRPLGAGEALRRVMECLASGILLPGGPGLHDPCEKEPTNTLASMTDQQAEDITFSAQHALRLMAFGQIYKVLEMEPLPSNKPSQKYPWSDKEGLKRPYEDGAMDDKDLIKKMKRNLRKVLDSKAIDSNQPMNALMRLNQIRPGLQYRLLSQSGPVHAPVFTMSVDLDGTVYEASGSSKKTAKLHVAVKVLQAMGYPTGFDSDLDPMSSDEKSDSEGKSETSSHTSNNPTHSSDSSNTLEVRTQGPILTASGKNPVMELNEKRRGLKYELISESGGSHDKRFVMEVEVDGQKFRGAGPNKKVAKASAALAALEKLFSGPNAAANKKKKILPQTKGALAAAAAASAVAAQVARGRGRAALARGAFVSAAAPGYVTPGFGTPYGYSPAAAAAPAYGGLFIDNPFYQPRTIAPFIIHLGPQDLFSDF is encoded by the exons AGGTCCTTTCGTTCCTTCAGTAACGATGACCGCCACGTCATGGCGAAACACTCCACCATCTACCCCTCCTCTCAAGAGCTGGAAGCAGTTCAGACACTGGTATCCACTGTCGAGTGTGCCCTCAAACATGTCTCTGATTGGCTGGATCAGAGCAGCTGCGATGTCCACAACCAGTTTGACAGCCAACCAGCAGACAGCACAGAGGAGGACGACCCTGGTGATGAGCCCAGCGAAGAAACTGAGGATTCAAGTGATTGCTACAG GGAGTCCAGCGGTGGCGGTTTGTTGTGTGGAGTGATGAGGATCGGCCTAGTGGCCAAAGGACTCCTGATCAAAGGCGACATGGACCTGGAGCTGGTGCTGATGTGCAGAGacaaacccacacagacactgctGGACACTGTCTGTCACAATTTACCCACACAGATTGAG AAGCTGACGGAAGAGAAATATGAGGTCACAAGCTCGTTGCCTGAGGCGGCCATCTTGGTAAAAACGACAACAGAGCCTAAACTCACTTTGAAGATTACCCTCACCTCACCGGCCATGAGGGAAGATgacgaggaagaagaggaggaggaagaggaattggaggaggaagagcaggagCTGGAGAATGGGGAAGAAGGAGAAGAGGTGGTGGAGGGGGAagtggaggaagaagaggaagacccGGAAAGCAAAAATGGACGAG TGTTGGGTGCTGCTGCGCAGAGAGTGgaggctgaggaggaggaggagggggaggtgcTGGATAGACACAGATGTCTGTTGGCCCTGGCAGCGCTGCGACACGCCAAGTGGTTCCAG GCTCGAGTGAACGGACTCAAGTCCTGCGTTATCGTTCTCAGGATACTAAGGGATATGTGCAATAGACATCCCATCTGGGAACCTCTGAAGGGATGG CCCTTGGAGCTTATCTGTGAGAAAGCCATTGCCACCTGCAACAGACCCCTTGGGGCAGGAGAAGCGCTGCGCAGAGTCATGGAGTGTCTGGCCTCAGGCATACTGCTCCCAG GAGGCCCAGGTTTACACGACCCGTGTGAGAAAGAGCCAACAAACACACTCGCCAGCATGACTGACCAGCAGGCTGAGGACATTACCTTCAGTGCACAG CATGCTCTCAGGCTCATGGCGTTCGGACAGATCTACAAGGTGTTAGAGATGGAGCCTCTTCCCTCAAATAAACCATCACAGAAATATCCGTGGTCTGATAAAGAAG GTTTGAAGAGGCCATATGAAGATGGAGCAATGGATGACAAGGACCTCATCAAGAAGATGAAGAGGAATCTAAGAAAAG TCCTGGACAGTAAAGCCATAGACTCCAACCAACCAATGAACGCCCTGATGCGGCTGAACCAGATCCGGCCAGGGCTGCAGTACCGCCTGCTGTCCCAGTCAGGGCCGGTTCATGCTCCAGTCTTCACCATGTCTGTGGACCTAGATGGAACAGTTTACGAAGCCTCTGGATCCTCTAAGAAGACTGCAAAGCTTCACGTTGCAGTCAAG GTTCTCCAGGCAATGGGCTACCCGACTGGATTTGACTCAGACCTGGACCCCATGAGTTCAGACGAGAAGTCGGACAGTGAGGGGAAGAGCGAGACCTCCTCGCACACTAGCAATAACCCAACACACTCCTCGGACAGTTCCAACACACTTGAG GTGCGAACTCAGGGTCCCATACTGACAGCGAGTGGAAAGAATCCTGTCATGGAGCTAAACGAGAAGAGAAGAGGCCTCAAATATGAGCTCATCTCTGAGAGTGGAGGCAGCCACGACAAACGCTTTGTTATGGAG GTGGAGGTCGACGGGCAGAAATTTCGTGGGGCAGGCCCCAACAAAAAGGTAGCAAAGGCCAGCGCTGCCCTAGCAGCTCTGGAAAAACTCTTCTCTGGTCCCAACGCAGctgcaaacaagaagaagaagatattGCCTCAA ACCAAAGGAGccctggcagcagcagcagcagcctcagcAGTAGCAGCTCAGGTTgccagaggaagaggaagagcgGCCCTAGCAAGAGGAGCCTTCGTCAGTGCAGCTGCACCTGGATATGTCACTCCAG GCTTTGGGACACCGTATGGCTACAGccctgctgcagcagctgctcctGCGTACG GTGGTCTATTTATTGACAATCCTTTCTACCAGCCGCGCACCATCGCTCCTTTTATCATTCATCTGGGTCCACAGGATCTCTTCTCTGACTTCTAG
- the strbp gene encoding spermatid perinuclear RNA-binding protein isoform X1, with amino-acid sequence MRSFRSFSNDDRHVMAKHSTIYPSSQELEAVQTLVSTVECALKHVSDWLDQSSCDVHNQFDSQPADSTEEDDPGDEPSEETEDSSDCYRESSGGGLLCGVMRIGLVAKGLLIKGDMDLELVLMCRDKPTQTLLDTVCHNLPTQIEKLTEEKYEVTSSLPEAAILVKTTTEPKLTLKITLTSPAMREDDEEEEEEEEELEEEEQELENGEEGEEVVEGEVEEEEEDPESKNGRVLGAAAQRVEAEEEEEGEVLDRHRCLLALAALRHAKWFQARVNGLKSCVIVLRILRDMCNRHPIWEPLKGWPLELICEKAIATCNRPLGAGEALRRVMECLASGILLPGGPGLHDPCEKEPTNTLASMTDQQAEDITFSAQHALRLMAFGQIYKVLEMEPLPSNKPSQKYPWSDKEGLGLKRPYEDGAMDDKDLIKKMKRNLRKVLDSKAIDSNQPMNALMRLNQIRPGLQYRLLSQSGPVHAPVFTMSVDLDGTVYEASGSSKKTAKLHVAVKVLQAMGYPTGFDSDLDPMSSDEKSDSEGKSETSSHTSNNPTHSSDSSNTLEVRTQGPILTASGKNPVMELNEKRRGLKYELISESGGSHDKRFVMEVEVDGQKFRGAGPNKKVAKASAALAALEKLFSGPNAAANKKKKILPQTKGALAAAAAASAVAAQVARGRGRAALARGAFVSAAAPGYVTPGFGTPYGYSPAAAAAPAYGGLFIDNPFYQPRTIAPFIIHLGPQDLFSDF; translated from the exons AGGTCCTTTCGTTCCTTCAGTAACGATGACCGCCACGTCATGGCGAAACACTCCACCATCTACCCCTCCTCTCAAGAGCTGGAAGCAGTTCAGACACTGGTATCCACTGTCGAGTGTGCCCTCAAACATGTCTCTGATTGGCTGGATCAGAGCAGCTGCGATGTCCACAACCAGTTTGACAGCCAACCAGCAGACAGCACAGAGGAGGACGACCCTGGTGATGAGCCCAGCGAAGAAACTGAGGATTCAAGTGATTGCTACAG GGAGTCCAGCGGTGGCGGTTTGTTGTGTGGAGTGATGAGGATCGGCCTAGTGGCCAAAGGACTCCTGATCAAAGGCGACATGGACCTGGAGCTGGTGCTGATGTGCAGAGacaaacccacacagacactgctGGACACTGTCTGTCACAATTTACCCACACAGATTGAG AAGCTGACGGAAGAGAAATATGAGGTCACAAGCTCGTTGCCTGAGGCGGCCATCTTGGTAAAAACGACAACAGAGCCTAAACTCACTTTGAAGATTACCCTCACCTCACCGGCCATGAGGGAAGATgacgaggaagaagaggaggaggaagaggaattggaggaggaagagcaggagCTGGAGAATGGGGAAGAAGGAGAAGAGGTGGTGGAGGGGGAagtggaggaagaagaggaagacccGGAAAGCAAAAATGGACGAG TGTTGGGTGCTGCTGCGCAGAGAGTGgaggctgaggaggaggaggagggggaggtgcTGGATAGACACAGATGTCTGTTGGCCCTGGCAGCGCTGCGACACGCCAAGTGGTTCCAG GCTCGAGTGAACGGACTCAAGTCCTGCGTTATCGTTCTCAGGATACTAAGGGATATGTGCAATAGACATCCCATCTGGGAACCTCTGAAGGGATGG CCCTTGGAGCTTATCTGTGAGAAAGCCATTGCCACCTGCAACAGACCCCTTGGGGCAGGAGAAGCGCTGCGCAGAGTCATGGAGTGTCTGGCCTCAGGCATACTGCTCCCAG GAGGCCCAGGTTTACACGACCCGTGTGAGAAAGAGCCAACAAACACACTCGCCAGCATGACTGACCAGCAGGCTGAGGACATTACCTTCAGTGCACAG CATGCTCTCAGGCTCATGGCGTTCGGACAGATCTACAAGGTGTTAGAGATGGAGCCTCTTCCCTCAAATAAACCATCACAGAAATATCCGTGGTCTGATAAAGAAG GGTTAGGTTTGAAGAGGCCATATGAAGATGGAGCAATGGATGACAAGGACCTCATCAAGAAGATGAAGAGGAATCTAAGAAAAG TCCTGGACAGTAAAGCCATAGACTCCAACCAACCAATGAACGCCCTGATGCGGCTGAACCAGATCCGGCCAGGGCTGCAGTACCGCCTGCTGTCCCAGTCAGGGCCGGTTCATGCTCCAGTCTTCACCATGTCTGTGGACCTAGATGGAACAGTTTACGAAGCCTCTGGATCCTCTAAGAAGACTGCAAAGCTTCACGTTGCAGTCAAG GTTCTCCAGGCAATGGGCTACCCGACTGGATTTGACTCAGACCTGGACCCCATGAGTTCAGACGAGAAGTCGGACAGTGAGGGGAAGAGCGAGACCTCCTCGCACACTAGCAATAACCCAACACACTCCTCGGACAGTTCCAACACACTTGAG GTGCGAACTCAGGGTCCCATACTGACAGCGAGTGGAAAGAATCCTGTCATGGAGCTAAACGAGAAGAGAAGAGGCCTCAAATATGAGCTCATCTCTGAGAGTGGAGGCAGCCACGACAAACGCTTTGTTATGGAG GTGGAGGTCGACGGGCAGAAATTTCGTGGGGCAGGCCCCAACAAAAAGGTAGCAAAGGCCAGCGCTGCCCTAGCAGCTCTGGAAAAACTCTTCTCTGGTCCCAACGCAGctgcaaacaagaagaagaagatattGCCTCAA ACCAAAGGAGccctggcagcagcagcagcagcctcagcAGTAGCAGCTCAGGTTgccagaggaagaggaagagcgGCCCTAGCAAGAGGAGCCTTCGTCAGTGCAGCTGCACCTGGATATGTCACTCCAG GCTTTGGGACACCGTATGGCTACAGccctgctgcagcagctgctcctGCGTACG GTGGTCTATTTATTGACAATCCTTTCTACCAGCCGCGCACCATCGCTCCTTTTATCATTCATCTGGGTCCACAGGATCTCTTCTCTGACTTCTAG